In Candidatus Abyssobacteria bacterium SURF_5, a single window of DNA contains:
- a CDS encoding HAMP domain-containing protein has protein sequence MTEEAARTSAKQTASTAQSAEAALASGRRVTDLALKALKERPKFSIRMQIYLTVLLSLVIFLGIAAALLVTNHIIENRVKLLEISNSYLFEIQQARRFEKNYFLYGTNLRDALDNVYTAKRILLENSDRFEGVIDRNSSTAMLAHLEQYERLLEKLEDIERKPEAEDFYWKKKDSEVEVRKHGQEMVSFAQNLTQKERAGLDNMIIFSRRMHIYSFLFLFLLFVFNTVVLGWRMISPLRRFLTYADRIAGGDYSPIMPARRYRDEFSTLAIAINHMISELERRQDILVQSHKLRAIGTLTAGVAHELNNPINNISLTAHMLKEDYTTLSDPQKLEMIDDLLNELDRTKRIVRSLLDFARESESIIEPLDLNDVIRETLGLAGNQISLAGIHVDLQIMPHLPRIHGDRQQIEQVFLNLILNAIDVTPKGGRLQILVIPDDEPNYVAVKVTDYGPGIPDHVLSSIFDPFFTTKSKGTGLGLSICQGIIAKHGGNIQVKTRMNEGTTFTVRLPITTFPANLDRVKS, from the coding sequence ATGACTGAAGAGGCCGCACGCACAAGCGCCAAACAAACCGCTTCAACCGCGCAATCCGCCGAAGCAGCGCTGGCTTCCGGCAGGCGCGTAACCGATCTTGCGCTAAAGGCCCTCAAAGAGCGGCCGAAATTCAGCATCCGGATGCAGATATATCTCACCGTCCTGCTTTCCCTCGTCATCTTTCTCGGCATCGCCGCGGCGCTTCTGGTTACTAACCACATCATCGAGAACAGGGTCAAGCTCCTCGAGATCTCCAACAGCTACCTGTTCGAGATACAGCAGGCGCGCCGGTTCGAAAAAAACTATTTCCTGTACGGCACCAACCTGCGCGACGCGTTGGACAACGTGTACACCGCCAAGCGGATTCTCCTCGAAAACAGCGACCGGTTCGAAGGCGTGATCGACCGCAACTCGTCAACCGCAATGCTGGCGCATCTCGAACAATACGAGAGGCTCCTCGAGAAATTGGAAGATATCGAGCGCAAACCCGAGGCTGAAGACTTCTACTGGAAAAAAAAGGACTCCGAGGTCGAAGTGCGCAAGCACGGGCAGGAAATGGTTTCGTTTGCGCAGAACCTGACGCAGAAGGAACGCGCCGGCCTCGATAACATGATCATTTTTTCGCGGAGAATGCACATCTATTCGTTCCTGTTCCTCTTCCTCCTGTTCGTGTTCAATACCGTTGTCCTTGGCTGGCGCATGATCTCTCCGCTGAGGCGGTTCCTCACATATGCCGACCGCATCGCCGGCGGCGACTATTCGCCAATCATGCCCGCGCGCCGATATCGCGACGAGTTTTCCACGCTCGCCATCGCGATCAACCACATGATCAGCGAGCTCGAGCGCAGGCAGGATATCCTGGTGCAATCCCACAAGCTGCGCGCGATCGGCACGCTTACCGCCGGCGTCGCCCACGAGCTGAATAACCCCATCAACAACATCTCGCTCACCGCGCACATGCTGAAGGAAGATTATACGACCCTCTCCGATCCGCAAAAACTCGAGATGATCGACGACTTGTTGAATGAGCTGGACAGGACCAAGAGAATCGTGCGCAGCCTGCTCGATTTCGCGCGCGAAAGCGAAAGCATCATCGAGCCGCTCGACCTGAACGACGTCATCCGGGAGACGCTCGGACTCGCCGGAAACCAGATTTCACTGGCCGGCATCCACGTCGATCTCCAGATCATGCCGCACCTGCCGCGCATTCACGGCGACCGCCAGCAGATCGAACAGGTGTTCCTCAACCTGATTCTCAATGCGATCGACGTCACCCCCAAGGGCGGACGCCTGCAGATTCTGGTTATCCCCGACGACGAGCCGAACTATGTCGCCGTGAAGGTCACCGATTACGGCCCCGGAATCCCCGATCACGTCCTGTCCTCCATATTCGATCCCTTCTTCACCACCAAGTCCAAAGGGACCGGCCTCGGGCTTTCGATCTGCCAGGGCATCATCGCCAAGCACGGCGGCAACATCCAGGTGAAGACCAGAATGAATGAAGGCACCACCTTCACCGTGCGCCTTCCGATAACGACCTTCCCCGCCAACCTCGACCGCGTCAAAAGCTGA
- a CDS encoding response regulator — protein MQEKIRLLIIDDEPIVGKRLKPALEKMGLAVEAVDNPREALRLFDCQPFDIVVTDVRMEGVDGIAILEHVTQNFPRTKVIMITGYAMMSTAREAMDKGAFDFIAKPFEPDELRVIVERAAAALGYDTQAPTSKGGND, from the coding sequence ATGCAGGAAAAAATCAGGCTCCTGATAATCGATGATGAGCCGATCGTGGGAAAGCGGCTGAAGCCGGCCCTCGAAAAGATGGGGCTTGCGGTCGAAGCCGTCGACAACCCGCGAGAAGCGCTCAGACTCTTTGACTGCCAGCCGTTTGATATCGTGGTGACCGACGTGCGCATGGAAGGCGTCGATGGAATCGCCATACTCGAACACGTGACTCAGAACTTCCCGCGGACAAAGGTTATCATGATCACCGGCTACGCCATGATGTCGACCGCACGGGAAGCAATGGATAAAGGGGCATTCGATTTCATTGCGAAACCATTCGAGCCGGACGAGCTGCGCGTAATCGTTGAACGAGCCGCCGCGGCGCTCGGATACGATACGCAGGCTCCGACTTCAAAGGGCGGTAATGACTGA
- a CDS encoding cytidylate kinase-like family protein, whose translation MPIVTVSRRAYSWGKDIAEKSAQVFGYECVGRKVLRLASSEYGVPEEKLYRATHEAPSLLGMSPKTRKKYIAYVKAAFAEYMLKDNIVYHGPAGELLIQGVSHLLRVRINADLADRIALKMKRDGVSEKEARSGIQSIDEQHAKLMRWVYGRDDTDARLYDLVINVSQIGVDKAVDIITGTVKMKKFQPMTYSLKLLKNIELSCRIAAHLVDLDPDIRVRSENGNVHIYTKASGKAKTKNVRIIKERTLDLADVKNVDVHMSEDLFERIAGEMR comes from the coding sequence ATGCCTATCGTAACGGTCTCAAGGCGCGCCTATAGCTGGGGTAAGGACATCGCCGAGAAAAGCGCTCAGGTTTTTGGATATGAGTGCGTTGGGCGCAAGGTGCTTCGGCTGGCTTCGAGTGAGTACGGCGTTCCGGAGGAAAAACTCTACCGCGCGACTCATGAGGCGCCCTCGCTTCTCGGAATGAGCCCGAAGACCAGGAAAAAATACATCGCCTACGTCAAGGCCGCTTTCGCAGAATACATGCTCAAGGACAACATCGTCTATCATGGCCCCGCCGGAGAACTGCTCATCCAGGGCGTCTCGCACCTGCTCAGAGTTCGCATCAATGCCGACCTCGCGGACAGGATCGCCCTGAAAATGAAGCGTGACGGCGTGTCCGAGAAAGAGGCCCGCAGCGGAATCCAGAGCATCGACGAACAGCACGCCAAACTCATGCGGTGGGTGTACGGGCGCGACGATACCGATGCCCGCCTCTACGATCTGGTGATAAACGTGAGCCAGATCGGAGTTGATAAAGCCGTTGATATCATCACCGGCACGGTCAAAATGAAGAAGTTCCAGCCGATGACCTACTCACTCAAGTTGTTGAAAAACATCGAGCTTTCGTGCCGGATCGCAGCTCATTTGGTCGACCTCGATCCCGACATCCGGGTGCGCTCCGAGAACGGCAACGTCCACATCTACACCAAGGCGTCCGGTAAAGCAAAAACGAAAAATGTCCGAATAATAAAGGAAAGAACGCTCGATCTTGCAGATGTGAAAAACGTGGATGTCCACATGTCGGAAGACCTGTTCGAGCGTATTGCAGGCGAAATGAGATGA
- a CDS encoding response regulator: MQGKLNVLLIDDEPIVGKRLQPALSKVGCDVEIFTDPLAAVARLNEKTFDIVVADIRMEQLDGIEILERVIAKSPRTKVIMITGYATLEMAREAQAKGAFDFIAKPFTPGDLREVIAKAADSLGIKGIREEAQPRGTQP, encoded by the coding sequence ATGCAAGGCAAACTGAATGTACTGCTCATAGATGATGAGCCGATCGTGGGGAAGCGCCTGCAGCCGGCTCTGTCGAAGGTCGGCTGTGACGTGGAGATATTCACCGATCCCCTTGCGGCGGTAGCGCGGCTCAACGAGAAAACGTTCGATATCGTCGTGGCCGACATCAGGATGGAGCAACTCGACGGAATCGAAATCCTCGAGCGGGTCATCGCCAAGTCGCCTCGCACGAAGGTGATCATGATCACCGGTTACGCGACGCTGGAAATGGCGCGGGAGGCTCAGGCGAAGGGAGCCTTCGATTTCATTGCCAAACCCTTTACTCCGGGTGACCTCCGCGAGGTAATCGCGAAGGCTGCCGACTCGTTGGGAATCAAAGGCATCCGCGAAGAAGCGCAGCCCCGAGGGACGCAGCCCTGA
- a CDS encoding sulfite exporter TauE/SafE family protein: MHGLENLFIPLSLSTAFQVILLGFIGGVLSGFIGSGGAFFMTPGMMNLGVQGVMAVGSNIAHKFGKAMMGSRKHGEMGNVDKRLAIFLVATSFAGIRLAVWINSKLFAGAGGGHGEAEGAGANLYISVVFISILSVVAISMLRDALRKSDEGMGPSRKISEFLSRLRLPPMIYFRIADVKVSLWMLLLVGLATGYLAGTIGVGGFIGVPAMIYVFGIPTAVAAGTELYLAMFMGAWGAINYAWEGFVDIRLAMLLYLGSLLGIYIGAYGVKVVNEVYIRLVTGLVIIICAISRGIAIPMYLRQLGWLNMDPALDAYFNGASKVMLFVAGFGGVGVILYNVFRAHRRKRSIQVIMKYVET; the protein is encoded by the coding sequence ATGCACGGGCTAGAAAATCTTTTCATTCCGTTGAGCCTTTCAACGGCATTCCAGGTGATTCTACTTGGATTTATCGGAGGTGTGCTCAGCGGCTTCATCGGGAGCGGGGGCGCTTTCTTCATGACGCCGGGCATGATGAACCTGGGCGTGCAGGGCGTCATGGCCGTCGGAAGCAACATCGCCCACAAGTTCGGCAAGGCGATGATGGGCTCTCGCAAACACGGCGAAATGGGAAATGTGGACAAGAGGCTTGCCATTTTCCTGGTGGCCACCTCGTTCGCGGGAATCAGGCTCGCCGTATGGATCAACAGCAAGCTGTTTGCAGGTGCAGGCGGCGGTCATGGCGAGGCCGAAGGCGCAGGGGCCAACCTTTATATCAGCGTGGTGTTCATTTCCATCCTCTCGGTGGTTGCGATCTCGATGCTTCGTGACGCGCTGCGCAAGAGCGACGAAGGAATGGGACCTTCGCGCAAGATAAGCGAATTCCTCTCGCGCCTGAGGCTGCCCCCGATGATTTACTTCAGAATCGCCGACGTGAAAGTATCCCTCTGGATGCTGTTGCTGGTTGGACTGGCGACCGGTTATCTGGCCGGCACTATCGGAGTCGGCGGGTTCATCGGAGTCCCTGCGATGATCTATGTGTTCGGTATTCCCACCGCCGTAGCTGCGGGCACCGAACTGTATCTGGCCATGTTCATGGGAGCCTGGGGCGCCATCAATTATGCCTGGGAGGGCTTCGTTGACATTCGACTGGCAATGCTGTTGTATCTCGGCTCGCTGCTCGGCATATATATCGGCGCATACGGCGTGAAAGTGGTGAACGAGGTATATATCAGACTGGTGACCGGCCTGGTCATCATCATTTGCGCGATCAGCCGCGGCATCGCGATCCCGATGTATCTTCGTCAGCTCGGATGGCTGAACATGGATCCCGCGCTGGATGCATATTTCAACGGCGCGAGCAAGGTAATGCTTTTTGTGGCAGGATTCGGCGGAGTCGGCGTCATTCTCTACAACGTGTTCCGCGCTCATCGACGCAAGCGAAGCATTCAGGTCATCATGAAGTACGTCGAAACTTAG
- a CDS encoding cytidylate kinase-like family protein, whose product MALPIIFISSESRTARRKLADDLARKLGCKCLCREDLIDDATRAGIPVGKLEVAMVKSPAMSEKLARQKERYLAFITATLCELAQKECFVYHGRAGHLLLPNIPHMLRVRLVVPHETRVLEAMEELRLSRERAVEYVKNVDEDIERWIRYFYGVRRDEPGQYDIVINLENMSLANASAMLCSIAELPDFRPTPASLKTMENRTLEACARKCLAMDPLTADADLRVRADDGVVTVTYMPRQPGVADVIPQVLEKLEKCRQVMCTMASTNILWIQERFEPQCETLNQLNQIAKRWDAAIELVRFTVPSDVENLFVSSKAGEKPETEAVAAGSFERLTQEYNGGIEDDVEDPKRDEGGIQDTIQELVNLGRSGGASTISGNFHSLLSRVRKDVKYSLIVVGDLFLSKPAETRSRLRRELSGYLGDRLNIPIINSEELQQKYLVGKKQVFKLGAYGAIVFLMYLAVFQFQEPILSFLSASDRIQDRILRMAAILIVIPVVAYIYGTFASLLLKFLKFE is encoded by the coding sequence ATGGCATTGCCTATCATTTTTATCTCCAGCGAATCGAGGACTGCGCGTCGAAAGCTTGCGGACGACCTTGCGAGGAAGCTCGGCTGCAAGTGCCTCTGTCGAGAGGACCTTATCGACGACGCAACCAGGGCAGGCATTCCGGTCGGCAAACTCGAGGTGGCAATGGTCAAGTCGCCCGCCATGAGTGAGAAACTGGCCAGGCAAAAGGAACGCTACCTTGCCTTCATCACGGCCACTCTGTGCGAACTCGCCCAAAAGGAATGTTTCGTTTATCACGGCAGGGCCGGTCATCTTCTGCTGCCAAACATTCCTCACATGCTTCGAGTGCGCTTGGTCGTGCCGCACGAGACTCGGGTTCTCGAGGCGATGGAGGAACTCAGGCTAAGCAGGGAGAGGGCCGTCGAGTATGTGAAGAATGTGGACGAAGATATCGAGCGGTGGATACGCTATTTCTACGGGGTTCGTCGCGACGAGCCGGGTCAATACGATATCGTCATCAACCTCGAAAACATGAGCCTCGCCAACGCGAGCGCAATGCTGTGCTCCATCGCCGAACTGCCCGATTTCCGACCCACGCCCGCATCGCTGAAGACCATGGAAAATCGCACGCTCGAGGCCTGCGCCCGAAAATGTCTCGCGATGGATCCGCTGACGGCGGATGCCGATCTGAGAGTGCGGGCAGACGACGGCGTCGTGACCGTAACTTATATGCCGAGGCAGCCGGGAGTTGCCGATGTTATTCCCCAGGTGTTGGAGAAACTGGAAAAGTGCCGTCAGGTAATGTGCACGATGGCCAGCACCAACATCTTATGGATTCAGGAACGATTTGAGCCGCAGTGCGAAACCCTGAATCAGCTTAACCAGATCGCCAAACGGTGGGACGCCGCCATTGAACTGGTTCGATTCACCGTTCCAAGCGATGTCGAGAACTTGTTTGTCAGCAGTAAAGCAGGCGAGAAGCCCGAAACTGAAGCGGTTGCCGCCGGTTCGTTCGAGCGGCTCACACAGGAATATAATGGCGGTATCGAGGACGACGTCGAGGACCCGAAAAGGGATGAAGGCGGGATTCAGGATACGATCCAGGAGCTGGTCAACCTCGGCCGGTCGGGCGGCGCGAGCACGATATCCGGAAATTTCCATTCCCTTCTTTCCAGGGTTCGCAAGGACGTCAAGTACAGCCTTATCGTCGTGGGTGATCTCTTTCTCTCGAAGCCCGCGGAGACGCGGTCGCGGCTGAGGCGCGAGTTGAGCGGCTACCTCGGCGACCGCCTGAACATCCCGATCATCAACAGCGAGGAACTCCAGCAGAAGTACCTGGTCGGCAAGAAACAGGTTTTCAAATTAGGCGCCTACGGAGCAATCGTTTTTCTCATGTATCTTGCGGTTTTCCAGTTCCAGGAGCCCATTCTCTCGTTCTTGAGCGCGTCCGACCGTATCCAGGACAGAATCCTGAGAATGGCCGCTATCCTTATCGTTATCCCGGTGGTCGCATATATCTATGGGACCTTTGCAAGCCTGCTCCTGAAATTCCTGAAATTCGAGTAA